The Triplophysa dalaica isolate WHDGS20190420 chromosome 14, ASM1584641v1, whole genome shotgun sequence DNA window CTGGCTAGGTGAATATAGGCCATGCACCAGACATCCCGGAATGATCAAAGGAAGTCAACACAGGCACGTTAGATATTCTGTGAAGTGCCTTCACAGATGGTGACGTTGACTCTGGAAGCCTGTGTAAAGATCTGGCATTGCTGTGGCTTCAGAAACAGCTATAGCACTAGGGCCATGTGGGATCTCACTTGGTGAAAAAAAGCATGTTagaatgagtgagagagaaagagagggagagagaggaaggaagaaagaaatagAGAAGGAGGGGTGTGATgagaacatttttcttttttcacggACCATTGTAAGCAGTCAGAGAGGCAAACAGAGAAGCGGAGAAGAGAGCAACAGGCAGTCGTGTCCTGAGAGAGCTTGAGAGCAATGCTCAGTCCACTGACAACAGCTCAACATCCGGACAGTAAGGAAGAGGAAGGTATTTTCATACTGCTGTCTGCCCTGGGGCCTCAGAAAGAATCTGCCTTCACAGCCATGTCTGTATCACATACCAAACCAGGGCCAAAGTTTCTCTACTGCATGTAGTATGATTTGCACACGGACACTGTAGTTATCTAACCTTCTTTCACCTGCTGGATCAAAGGATACAACTTTCAGTTCATCACTGTCCAGTCCGTTCAACTTGTGGAAGTCACTGTTGATGCAATTCCTTTTTAGGACTCTTCCATCCAAGTCTTTTCAAGATGCTACCGGTAGCTTTCGTGACATGGTGGGTGTTGATTGGAACCACTGGAGGACAGTCCCAATCTCAGCAACAGTCTCAGACAGAGGACTCCAGCCCCTGGAGACAGATGATTCAATGGGAGAATAATGGACGTGTGTACAGTCTTCTGAACAGCGGGGCTGAATACGTCCCAGCTCGGGCTCAGGAGCGAGAAAGGAACCACAGGGTAGTTTTGGCTGACACTCCCAACCGCAGATCACAGGGAGGAAATGTACGTAGACAAGCACCTTCAAGAGGAATCTCAGAGACTGTGAGAGGACAAGCACCTTCAAGAGGAACCTCAGAGACTGTGAGAGGACAAGCCAGGCATCCCTTCGGATTTGGGCAGGTGCCAGACAATTGGCGTCAAGGTGCTGCAGGGACAGGTGAAACGAGTCGCTTCCAGTCGCCTACAGGAACTCGTTATAGACTGTCCTCTGGATcaatctcctcctcctcctcctcctcctcatcatcatcatcatcatcatccgtCAATGTCCCACCTTATCCACAGTATCCATTGCCTCAACAGCCTTCCTATGGTGCTCCCTATGATGCCGTTTTGGACAGGTCATATGAACCTCCATTCCGTGGAATAGGGTATTCCACAGGCACTGGTGGTGGCCTTACTGCAGGAGGTTATGGAGGGGGTGGGTACCCTACCGGCAGTTTTGGAGGAGGTAGCTACAATGGAGGGGGTCCTGTGTCTCCCGATGAGAGATATCGCTACTACCCCCCCTACGGTCAACCATACCCTGGCGTTCCTCCTCAAGCTGCACAGCCACCACTCTCAGATGGACTGGACCACAGATATAGACACAGTCTGTACAATGAAGACTCTAGAGACGCTGGCAACATTGCAGTACCTGTCCCTAACGGTGCATCAAGCAGCACTGGGTCGGTAGTTTTCCAGCCTGCGGTACAAAGCCCACAGTATGAGCAATTCCCACCCTTCGGAAGGCCCCAACCACAGCCTCCATTCATGCAATCTTCTCCACGGAACCCTCTTGCATCCAACAATCCAGAGAACCCTAACACCAATGTCGGAAGTGTTTATCGTCCTCAGCAGAGAGGTATGATTTATTTCCAGGTCACTCACAAATATCTGTATATTTAAGAACATTGGTTTTCTTACAATATGTCTTATATACGTTTGCTTAATAGCATAGACACAGACCAGAAAACCAGGAATGTCACCTCTTGTTGTTTTTAGCCTTTTCTCATATCTATAGTGTCATGAGGTACTATTGCAGTGTATGCTATAGCTAGGTTGAATTACCTACTTTCAATTTTTATTACTGCACCTGACTTACCAAACTTGAGCTAgccatttatttaatgttacgCAAAGTAAATTTAATCACAGAGGACTAAAAGTAGGTGCTTAAGGTCTCACACGACTGGAGATTTAGCGAAGTATATGCACGTGTGAAGCTTATTTCAAAGTCTCCTTTGAAGGAAAGGaagcaagaaaaaacagagCCATCtaaaaaatttagtttttctgccatctctttgtgttttctggCAATCATAACCCCTTTGGATTTGACCGACTTTGAATTACCGGCAGCCTGCAGGAATAACTCTCTAATGACATCAAAAGTCACCCTATCATCATTTCTTTCCATCCGTCTTCACATTGTGTTTCAATTTACAATCAAAGTTCAAGATCATATTTTCAGAGTTGGAGTTATTGAAACCAGGTGTTGTGAAACGTGAATGTGGTAGTCTGTATGTGTAGCTCCTATGTACACTCATTCTGCACAAAGAGTGTTCATTGTTTAGAGATTTGGTCTGGTTTTGGTGATGACCTAACTAGGGGGAGCTAAGGGGTGAATGATTTGCCACATAAGGTGGGGTGAAGGGCTCAAGCAACTTGGTTGTTGCGAGGTGGGCCTTGTGAGTAGGGGTGAAAGGGGGATTGCAGAGTGTTATTCCAACGCAACTTTGTGGAGTGGGGAGATGGAAAGTTTCCAACACACATGGGGTCCAGTGGCTCAGGAAACAGAAAAGATTTTGCTAGCTCCTAAACAAAAGTATGAGTATGCAAACAGTAtgtacaaatgtgtgtgtggatgaGTATGCGGGTGTGAGGAGAGTGGTTTTGAGTAGAGCCTTGGGACATGGCGGTCACTGCCAAGTCTGCAGCCTGATTTTGTAACATGAAATCCTCTGTCTCATGGCTAACCATCTCAGTTTATCAAATGCAGACATAAGGCAAAAGCTCAATTCACTGGAAGGTACAGATGTGGAAAGAATGTACATAAGCATTTCGAGAAATGATGTAATCACTGACATGTAACAAGTGAAATCGGAGCTCTAGCCTGTAGAAACAttcttttcagattttattcTAGCATATTAGCATTTTAACTACAtcaactcaaaataaaatacaagacACACAGGTTAACTTGGAGTAGCATTTTATCATACAAATTATGATAAAATCAGTTTAAAGGTTAAATACTTGTTAACTCATTCCTCGccagccttttttttttaaaagttgccagcctacggcagcattttttaacattttcaccaaactttaatggctcacagtaaattttctgtaaagaatatatggacaaataatatgtcaaatgaatgaacagcttttaaacaaaagaaaccgtattcttctatcttcatttgttcgttttttatcactccgtagatgtgggtaggtttcttcaaaaatgcatcacttttattaaaaagctgagataattaacgttttttgtcaaagattcctcccagattccactcagaacaatccttaaaaaccgataaaacatatacgttctaggttctgggattctgtactttttcccaaaggtgtgtaacagcgccacctgctgtacaacagtacaaacattGATTGCCGttataactcgtctttggcggggaaccgcttttttttaaaggaagagataactcgtcaatgctggtgaaagagttaaagaacagtttaccccaaaatgaaaattctttcatcatttactcaaataaggttatttgttcagatgaacacagagaaagatatttgaaagaatgctcgtaaccaaacagttcttgatcaccactgactaccatagtaggaagaattgcattgtacatttctttgttctattgaacacaaaagaagggaTTTTGGCGAatgaaggaaagcaaacagttctggggtacttttgactgccattggaAATTTACCCCTTATGTGCCTAAAAGGACATTTCTATTCTTTGTTCACATAAAGCACCAGACTGGTAATGTTACAACTCGTAATGCCAGTTCTGACTTACTAGTGTTTTTGTACAGGAAgatatgttcttttaatgactatTTCCCAGTAATTTActagtaaataatgtaaaaaattattatcTCATTTTAAAAGGTGATCTGTTGGAAGTGATTTACACAAGGACAGTACAGAAACCAAAGGAATTTCAGTGATAGCATTCCATTTAGAATATCTGTTTCACATAGGCTCTCTTTGAGCATTTCCAATCCATTCTAGTTGGGTTCATTTGGAGCCTCAGTGTCGTGCAGGCAGCCAAAGAACAGAGAAAAGTGTAGATTGTGTGAAGAATTTGCCGCTGGAGAACCACAGCCTTTCACACACTCTTACCACTGTTTACAAGAGCTGACCAAGGAAACTTCCTGAGGCCACAAAATCAACCTCAGAAAGAACTGGCCGAAGTGCTCAACAAACACCAATATCTCAGTGGAGTGAAGAAGTGGTTCCCTAATGCCTGAAATGAGAATGACCAGCGCTGTCATGTTTATAGAGTGAAAGTTTCTCCAAACATGCCTTCAGCATAACTCTGATTAGATCTGCTCTCTAGGTTGTTACTTTGAAAGCCTCTCTTCTCTTCAAAAGTCACTGCATGCAAAGCAGGAAACCAGATAAACAGATTTCTAAAGTGAACACTCTTCCCTTTGAAGAAATGTTAATGTCCCCATAAAAACATGTGATGCCAGAGTTGCTATAAGTTTTGTGAACATTAGCCGTCGTCAAAAcgtctatttttctttttattatttattatccaTTTTAACAGAATTTGGACCAGCAGGGAAatgagatcatttttatttctatgtcACCCCTCCCTCATTCTTTGTACACTCTCTCTTGCAGCGACCTGCAATACTTGTTCTTTTTCGTATTTTTGCGTGACCTTGAAACCAGATGAGAAGCAACATTTGATCGATTGAAACTTTGAGGCTTTAGCATTACCTCATCACAAACACTCTTCATCTCCTGTGTACGCTTACAGTATTTGGATCCATGAtcaaatatttaacttttaCATTCAAAAGTAAGTCACATCAAAACAACtctgtgattaaaaaaaacatgttgtccCCAAGACAGCGTGTTTTGAGATCTGACCTTGTGATTACCCTgctaaaaaaaacagtaaaccGTTATGCTGGTTTGCTGGCCTGAGTTCTGAGCACTTGTGTGTTCAGAGAGTTTGGGGGTTGCAAATTGTGGGGATGTGCCATGTGTATCTTCCAGATATCTGGAAGGGCTTTTGTTGTAAAGAAAATCTGGCTAGATAAGTTGACCAACCAGCAAAACTCACAGATAACTAGGTTGGCCGAGCAGGGAGACCATCTTTAGCCAGCTTAAAGATTTAATGTATGCTGGTTTCTGCATGGTAATTTTATGTTGCAAGGTTCAGCATCTGGTTCTGGAATGTGACTCACATGAATTCTGTCTGCAGGTTTGCCTGACCTGGTTCCTGACCCAAGCTATGTCCAAGCCTCAACATACATTCAAAGAGCCCACATGTACTCATTACGCTGTGCTTCAGAGGAGAAATGTTTGGCCAGGTGAGATCTTTCAACTACAGGGCCtgtatttttcaatttattaaatGGCTAATGCATGCATATAGGAAGCTATGCAGGCTATAGTTTACACAATCTTAATCGAACACTTACTTGTGTAAAACACTTTCAGAATTTCATTATCAGTCTTAACAGCCAATGCAAAGGAAGTAATCTGGAAGAAAATaagttcttcatttaaaaatatgggTGGCATCTCGTCGCATAAATTCCAGCCTGCTGTTATGAGCTCATTTTATATACAAAGCGTTTCATCACTCAATGCTTCAGTGCCTTATTATTTTTCCCCTATTCTCAGCTCCGCCTATAATGCTGAAACTACAGACTATGATGTCAGGGTTCTGCTGCGATTCCCTCAGAGAGTGAAAAACCAAGGAACCGCCGATTTCATGCCCAACAGACCTCGTAACACCTGGGAGTGGCACAGCTGTCACCAGTAAGTCGAAGTTCCAGACCACAGGACTCTATAATCTATACTTATACTATCACTCTCTTAAATTATGTACATGTGGTGACcaaacaaaca harbors:
- the loxl1 gene encoding lysyl oxidase homolog 1; translated protein: MLPVAFVTWWVLIGTTGGQSQSQQQSQTEDSSPWRQMIQWENNGRVYSLLNSGAEYVPARAQERERNHRVVLADTPNRRSQGGNVRRQAPSRGISETVRGQAPSRGTSETVRGQARHPFGFGQVPDNWRQGAAGTGETSRFQSPTGTRYRLSSGSISSSSSSSSSSSSSSSVNVPPYPQYPLPQQPSYGAPYDAVLDRSYEPPFRGIGYSTGTGGGLTAGGYGGGGYPTGSFGGGSYNGGGPVSPDERYRYYPPYGQPYPGVPPQAAQPPLSDGLDHRYRHSLYNEDSRDAGNIAVPVPNGASSSTGSVVFQPAVQSPQYEQFPPFGRPQPQPPFMQSSPRNPLASNNPENPNTNVGSVYRPQQRGLPDLVPDPSYVQASTYIQRAHMYSLRCASEEKCLASSAYNAETTDYDVRVLLRFPQRVKNQGTADFMPNRPRNTWEWHSCHQHYHSMDEFSHYDLLELSTGRKVAEGHKASFCLEDTTCDFGHLKRYACTSHTQGLSPGCYDTYNADIDCQWIDITDVQPGNYILKLQVNPKYLVLESDFTNNIVRCNVHYTGRFVKTTNCKISQS